Proteins co-encoded in one Arachis hypogaea cultivar Tifrunner chromosome 13, arahy.Tifrunner.gnm2.J5K5, whole genome shotgun sequence genomic window:
- the LOC112737417 gene encoding LOW QUALITY PROTEIN: serine/threonine-protein kinase-like protein CCR4 (The sequence of the model RefSeq protein was modified relative to this genomic sequence to represent the inferred CDS: inserted 1 base in 1 codon), translated as MANSSFCLLLFILFCFLSSLTIINTLSTVSISETSNQTFICALQNPNRQVQGQSNLNCTSFPPGISLQLNRNLSYAEIAGGSGFLCALRTPSSSNSIMGCWRFSANATNVPFKRLYHGPVIQNMDAGNSHVCGLVTQNNNSLKCWQWPRFDSSKVINLSSIAVGENFVCGLSESSGKVTCSGGDTGVVGKEPGGEHSAIAAGFRHACAISIDGSLDCWGDVDQKPQGKFVDLALGENRSCALRENRTVACWGQNNFRIPERFEGTFFVAIVAKRSVFCGIVSSNFSLVCWGAKFFDTNAEVFQNVLPGPCRSNCPCGILIGSATLCSSGMSICTSCSPRNEAGSPSPSPPPTSSPTGTTKSSGWSKKMVAFLVIGCVGCSSLLLVFCFFIYWHCKGKGGRVHDSGRLDESGTGSASPSHPEGGGGRGVLEKRLSHVISLGNGSHLEEYSLQVLLEATNNFSEDKKIGTGSFGSVYHATLQEGKEVAIKRAENSPHSPSNATRRQEDKDSAFVNELESLSRLHHKNLVRLLGFYEDANERILVYEYMNNGSLNEHLHKLHTSALMSWAVRIKVALDAARGLEYLHQYATPPIIHRDIKSSNILLDSKWTAKVSDFGLSLMGPEDEESHLSLLAAGTVGYMDPEYYRLQMLTTKSDVYSFGVVLLEILSGHKAIHKNENGVPRNVVDFMVPYINQDELHRVLDPRVPPPTPYEIEAVAYVGYLAADCVXAGGRDRPTMTEVANYLEKALAVCLAKPSMSRSTTNTSDE; from the exons atgGCTAACTCCTCCTTCTGCCTCctcctcttcattctcttctgCTTCCTCTCTTCTCTTACCATCATAAATACACTTTCAACTGTTTCCATCTCCGAGACTTCCAACCAAACATTTATTTGTGCCTTACAGAATCCCAACCGACAAGTACAAGGACAATCTAACCTTAACTGTACAAGCTTTCCACCTGGAATCTCTCTTCAACTGAATCGTAACCTCTCATATGCTGAAATTGCTGGTGGCAGTGGATTCCTATGTGCATTGAGGACACCATCTTCTTCTAACTCCATCATGGGTTGTTGGAGATTCTCTGCCAATGCTACCAATGTTCCTTTCAAGCGTCTCTACCATGGACCTGTAATTCAAAACATGGATGCCGGAAACTCCCATGTTTGTGGCCTTGTAACTCAGAACAATAATAGCCTTAAGTGCTGGCAATGGCCTCGCTTCGATTCAAGCAAGGTCATCAACTTGTCAAGTATTGCTGTGGGAGAGAATTTCGTCTGCGGCTTATCGGAGTCATCAGGCAAGGTTACTTGCAGTGGTGGTGATACCGGAGTTGTTGGTAAGGAGCCTGGTGGCGAGCACTCTGCCATTGCAGCCGGGTTTAGGCATGCTTGTGCCATCTCCATTGATGGAAGCTTGGATTGCTGGGGTGACGTGGATCAGAAACCGCAGGGTAAGTTTGTTGATTTGGCCTTGGGAGAGAACCGAAGTTGTGCACTTAGAGAAAATAGAACTGTTGCTTGTTGGGGACAGAATAATTTCAGGATTCCAGAGAGATTTGAAGGGACTTTCTTTGTGGCAATTGTGGCAAAACGAAGTGTTTTCTGTGGAATTGTGTCTTCTAATTTTAGTTTGGTATGTTGGGGTGCTAAGTTTTTTGATACAAATGCTGAGGTGTTTCAAAATGTCCTCCCAGGACCTTGTAGGAGTAATTGCCCATGCGGAATCTTAATAGGTTCTGCCACACTATGCTCTTCAGGAATGTCAATTTGTACATCTTGTTCCCCAAGAAATGAGGCTGGTTCGCCCTCGCCATCGCCACCACCCACAAGTAGTCCGACCGGGACTACAAAAAGTAGTGGATGGAGCAAGAAGATGGTTGcattcttggtgattggatgtgtTGGTTGCAGTTCCCTGCTGCTAGTGTTTTGTTTCTTCATTTACTGGCACTGCAAGGGTAAAGGAGGCCGCGTCCACGACTCTGGGCGATTGGACGAATCAGGGACTGGGAGCGCCTCGCCAAGCCATCCGGAAGGCGGAGGCGGCCGTGGAGTTCTAGAGAAGCGTTTAAGCCACGTGATCAGCTTGGGAAACGGGAGCCATTTGGAGGAATACAGCCTTCAAGTGCTTCTTGAAGCCACCAACAATTTCTCAGAGGACAAGAAAATAGGGACAGGTAGCTTTGGGTCTGTATACCATGCCACACTGCAAGAAGGCAAGGAAGTCGCCATAAAAAGAGCCGAAAACTCTCCCCATTCGCCGTCCAATGCCACCAGAAGGCAGGAAGACAAGGACAGTGCATTTGTGAACGAGCTAGAGAGCCTCTCTAGGCTCCACCACAAGAATCTGGTGAGGCTATTGGGGTTCTATGAGGACGCCAACGAGCGCATATTGGTTTACGAGTACATGAACAATGGAAGCTTAAACGAGCATCTCCACAAGCTTCATACTTCAGCATTAATGTCTTGGGCCGTGCGCATCAAAGTAGCACTTGATGCAGCAAGAGGCCTAGAGTACCTTCACCAATACGCAACCCCACCAATCATTCACCGCGACATAAAATCATCAAACATACTGTTAGACTCAAAGTGGACTGCCAAAGTTTCTGATTTTGGACTCTCCCTCATGGGTCCTGAAGACGAAGAGTCGCATCTTTCGCTCCTCGCTGCCGGCACGGTTGGTTACATGGACCCTGAATACTACAGGCTTCAAATGCTAACTACAAAGAGCGATGTCTACAGTTTCGGAGTAGTGCTGCTGGAAATTCTGTCTGGCCACAAGGCCATACATAAAAATGAGAATGGAGTCCCAAGAAACGTGGTGGATTTCATGGTGCCATATATTAATCAAGATGAGCTTCACAGGGTGCTGGACCCAAGAGTGCCGCCGCCAACGCCCTACGAGATAGAGGCGGTGGCGTACGTTGGTTATTTGGCAGCAGATTGTG AGGCTGGAGGCAGAGATCGTCCAACAATGACCGAAGTTGCAAATTACTTGGAAAAAGCATTGGCTGTGTGTTTGGCCAAACCATCCATGTCAAGATCCACAACCAACACTTCTGATGAATGA
- the LOC112737418 gene encoding adenylate kinase, chloroplastic, with translation MSVNMVAVASMATPSITISFTNSKSLPLSSSSSSSSLPSCWPSSNSTLRRHPSSCALTLRCGAAVFASSSSPFTSPNSNSSSVIVAALGIDAQPERDYEPLQVMISGAPASGKGTQCELIKHKYGLVHVAAGDLLRAEIATGSDNGKLAKQYMEKGQLVPDHIVVMMVKDRLLKPDAKDNGWLLDGYPRSLSQATALKGFGFQPDIFILLEVSEDILVERVVGRRLDPVTGKIYHLKYSPPETEEIAARLTQRFDDTEEKVKLRLNTHHQNVEAVLSMYKDITVKINGNVSKEEVFAQIDSALTSLLEQRKAASGSVAA, from the exons ATGAGCGTCAACATGGTGGCAGTGGCGTCCATGGCCACTCCATCCATCACCATCAGCTTCACTAATTCCAAATCACTTcctctttcctcttcttcttcttcttcttcacttcccAGCTGCTGGCCTTCTTCTAATTCAACTCTTCGTCGTCATCCTTCTTCTTGTGCCCTCACTCTTCGTTGCGGCGCCGCCGTCTTTGCCTCTTCCTCTTCCCCTTTCACTTCCCCCAATTCCAATTCAAGTTCCGTG ATTGTGGCCGCGCTTGGAATCGATGCACAGCCTGAGCGTGATTACGAGCCTCTTCAGGTTATGATTTCGGGTGCTCCTGCTTCCGGAAAAGGCACTCAATGCGAGCTTATCAAACACAAG TACGGTTTAGTGCACGTTGCTGCTGGTGATTTGCTTAGGGCTGAGATCGCCACTGGCAGTGATAATGGAAAGCTTGCTAAACAGTATATGGAGAAAGGTCAACTTGTTCCCGATCATATTGTTGTCATG ATGGTGAAAGATCGTCTCTTGAAGCCTGATGCTAAGGACAATGGTTGGCTTCTCGATGGATATCCGCGGAGCTTGTCTCAGGCTACTGCCCTCAAAGGATTCGGCTTCCAACCTGATATCTTCATTCTTCTCGAG GTTTCTGAAGATATTCTTGTCGAGAGAGTAGTAGGGCGGAGATTAGATCCTGTTACTGGAAAGATATATCACTTGAAGTATTCTCCTCCAGAGACAGAAGAAATTGCAGCACGGCTTACCCAGCGTTTTGATGATACTGAAGAAAAG GTAAAGTTGCGATTGAACACACACCATCAAAATGTGGAGGCAGTGCTTTCAATGTATAAAGATATCACCGTtaag ATTAACGGAAATGTCTCCAAGGAGGAAGTATTTGCTCAAATTGACAGTGCACTTACTAGTCTTTTGGAACAAAGGAAGGCTGCATCAGGATCTGTGGCCGCTTAG